One region of Vigna angularis cultivar LongXiaoDou No.4 chromosome 10, ASM1680809v1, whole genome shotgun sequence genomic DNA includes:
- the LOC108336086 gene encoding AT-rich interactive domain-containing protein 6 — translation MSDAKEHEEAAQGEPLVVEENKLLVDTKDRVQPQDASAAVPEEEASNLAENGSNHVESGSNPAENKKEEPSAAEHKNVEPQVVSEGISQEDVQNTLHSVPLEVHTQVLDTTECEEASKAKGEAENFPTSDKKVENSDDIRQNSIDDVGMAVEVKPEGCGVIDSKTCDNGDPMPASHNEPAISQSAPADTNTEFVNVLEVENKADEKQAIDPADNGNSNSKHLSFLDADHSYDGNESGTEEDQSAFTKELENFFRERSMEFKHPKFYGEGLNCLKLWRAVTRLGGYDKVTSCKLWRQVGESFKPPKTCTTVSWTFRGFYEKALLDYERHKIKGGELNVPISSHPEPINIENQASASGRARRDAAARAMQGWHSQRLLGNGEVSDPIIKDRNSMSVQKREKQLKSINLHKRKKPSSPYMDNAVKAARSKPSKPQLDTTVIDIGPPADWVKVNVQKTKDCFEVYALVPGLLREEVRVQSDPAGRLVISGEPEHPNNPWGVTPFRKVVSLPSRIDPHQTSAVVTLHGQLFVRVPFEQSE, via the exons ATGAGTGATGCAAAAGAACACGAAGAGGCTGCCCAGGGCGAGCCCTTGGTCGTGGAAGAGAACAAGTTGTTGGTTGATACAAAGGATCGAGTTCAGCCTCAAGATGCCTCTGCTGCTGTTCCAGAAGAGGAAGCGTCAAACCTTGCTGAAAATGGGTCAAATCATGTCGAAAGTGGGTCAAATCCTGCTGAAAATAAGAAGGAAGAGCCATCTGCTGCTGAACATAAAAATGTGGAACCTCAGGTTGTTTCAGAAGGAATTTCACAAGAGGATGTCCAAAATACTCTTCACTCTGTCCCATTAGAGGTTCATACTCAGGTTTTGGATACGACAGAATGTGAAGAAGCGTCTAAAGCGAAGGGGGAAGCTGAAAATTTTCCCACAAGTGATAAGAAGGTTGAGAATAGTGATGATATTCGTCAGAATAGTATTGATGATGTTGGAATGGCTGTGGAAGTGAAGCCTGAAGGCTGTGGAGTGATTGACAGTAAAACTTGCGACAATGGTGATCCAATGCCTGCAAGTCATAATGAGCCTGCTATATCACAATCTGCTCCTGCTGATACAAACACTGAATTTGTGAATGTATTAGAAGTTGAGAATAAGGCTGATGAAAAGCAAGCTATCGATCCTGCTGATAATGGGAATTCAAACTCAAAGCACTTGTCTTTCTTGGATGCTGACCATTCCTATGATGGTAATGAGTCAGGAACCGAGGAGGATCAGTCAGCATTCACGAAGGAGCTTGAAAACTTCTTTAGGGAGAGGAGCATGGAATTCAAACATCCCAAGTTTTATGGAGAAGGACTAAATTGCCTCAA GTTGTGGAGAGCTGTAACGAGATTGGGTGGCTATGATAAG gtGACTTCATGTAAGTTATGGCGGCAAGTGGGAGAGTCTTTCAAACCTCCGAA GACATGCACCACTGTCTCATGGACTTTCCGGGGATTTTATGAGAAG GCACTTCTTGATTATGAAAGACATAAAATAAAAGGTGGTGAGCTAAATGTGCCGATTTCTTCTCACCCAGAGccaataaatattgaaaatcaG GCTTCAGCATCAGGTAGAGCCCGGAGAGATGCTGCAGCACGGGCTATGCAGGGTTGGCACTCACAACGTCTCCTAGGGAATGGTGAAGTTAGTGACCCTATTATTAAG gATAGGAATTCCATGTCTGTGCAAAAGCGTGAAAAGCAGCTTAAAAGCATCA ATTTGCACAAACGTAAAAAGCCATCTTCACCTTACATGGATAATGCAGTCAAGGCTGCACGCAGTAAACCTTCTAAACCCCA ATTGGACACAACTGTGATTGATATAGGACCTCCTGCTGACTGGGTAAAAGTCAATGTACAAAAAACT AAAGATTGTTTTGAGGTATATGCTTTAGTTCCTGGCCTTCTGCGGGAAGAG GTTCGTGTACAGTCAGACCCAGCAGGACGCCTAGTCATAAGTGGTGAGCCTGAGCATCCCAACAATCCTTGGGGTGTGACACCTTTCAGAAAG GTCGTCAGCTTGCCCTCAAGAATTGATCCCCATCAGACGTCGGCGGTGGTGACGCTGCATGGGCAGTTGTTTGTTCGTGTACCATTTGAACAGTCCGAATAG